The Mytilus trossulus isolate FHL-02 chromosome 13, PNRI_Mtr1.1.1.hap1, whole genome shotgun sequence genome has a segment encoding these proteins:
- the LOC134693998 gene encoding ubiquitin-like modifier-activating enzyme 5, protein MSSIEELQKKVKQLEEELEKSRQSGAVRTKISQMSSEVVDSNPYSRLMALKRMGIVDDYEKIRDYTVAVVGVGGVGSVAAEMLTRCGIGKLLLFDYDKVELANMNRLFYQPNQAGMSKVEAAERTLREINPDVIFEIYNYNITTMDNFQHFMDRISHGGITDGKPVDLVLSCVDNFEARMTINTACNELGQSWIESGVSENAVSGHIQFIVPGDTSCFACAPPLVVATHTDEKTLKREGVCAASLPTTMAIVAGFLIQNTLKYLLKFGNVTYYLGYNALKDFFPMMAMKPNPECDDCNCRKQQEEFKKREALKPKPVVVEEVDTAPLHDENPFEIEIVSETTEEELKQAEGEKPQLTEGVTVAYTKPAKSATNDTSATVGDVSGQSLDELMKQMQSL, encoded by the exons ATGTCGTCAATCGAAGAATTACAAAAGAAGGTGAAACAATTAGAAGAGGAACTGGAAAAATCAAGACAATCTGGTGCAGTAAGAACAAAAATTTCTCAGATGAGCTCAGAAGTTGTTGATTCAAATCCGTACAG TCGTTTAATGGCATTGAAGAGAATGGGAATCGTTGATGATTATGAG AAAATCCGAGATTATACTGTGGCAGTAGTGGGAGTTGGAGGAGTAGGATCTGTGGCCGCTGAAATGTTAACTAGATGTGGCATAGGGAAG cTACTACTGTTTGATTACGACAAAGTAGAGTTAGCCAACATGAACAGATTATTTTATCAACCAAATCAAGCTGGAATGAGTAAAGTAGAAGCAGCAGAGAGAACATTGAG ggagataaaccCAGATGTAATATTTGAGATTTATAATTACAACATCACAACAATGGATAACTTCCAACATTTTATGGACAGAATTAGCCATGGTGGGATAACAGATGGGAAACCAGTTGACCTGGTACTCAGTTGTGTTGATAACTTTGAAGCTAGGATGACAATTAATACT GCATGTAATGAATTAGGCCAGTCTTGGATAGAGTCAGGAGTTAGTGAGAATGCTGTGTCTGGTCACATACAGTTTATAGTACCTGGTGATACTTCATGTTTTGCT TGTGCCCCACCTCTAGTTGTAGCCACCCACACAGATGAGAAGACATTAAAAAGAGAAGGAGTTTGTGCAGCAAGTCTTCCCACCACTATGGCAATTGTTGCTGGGTTCTTaatacaaaacacattaaa ATATTTATTAAAGTTTGGTAATGTGACCTACTATTTAGGCTACAATGCTTTAAAAGACTTCTTCCCAATGATGGCAATGAAACCTAACCCTGAATGTGATGACTGTAACTGCAGAAAGCAACAAGAAGAATTTAAG aAAAGAGAAGCATTGAAGCCTAAACCTGTAGTGGTTGAAGAAGTAGATACTGCACCTCTACACGACGAGAACCCATTTG aaaTAGAAATAGTTTCTGAAACAACAGAAGAGGAATTGAAACAGGCTGAAGGAGAGAAACCTCAGCTAACAGAAGGGGTCACAGTAGCATACACAAAACCCGCCAAATCAGCCACAAAT GACACATCAGCAACAGTAGGAGATGTTTCAGGACAAAGTCTGGACGAATTAATGAAACAAATGCAAAGTTTATGA